The nucleotide sequence GGTGTTGTTGGCGGCGTCGACGCCGACGAAGGAACTGAGGTTCTCGACGTCGGGGTCGGCCAGCACGGCGCGCGCGGCCTGCTGCTGCAGCTGCGACATGCGGTCGAACGAGACGTCCTGCGCGGCCTCGATGCGCGCCTGCAGCTGGCCCGTGTCCTGGGTCGGGAACAGGCCCTTGGGGATCGAGAGGTAGAGCGCCACCGTCAGCAGCAGGGTGAGCAGCGCGACCAGCAGCGTCAGCGCCTGATGCTCGATGACCCAGTGCAGCGAGCGGTCGTAGCGCGTCATCACGCCGTCGAAGAAGCGCTGCGCGCGCGCGGCGATGCCGTGGCTGGCGGGGTCGCGCTTGGGTTCGTGCTTGAGCCAGCGCGCCGACATCATCGGCACCAGCGTGAGCGACACCACGGCCGAGATCAGGATCGTGATCGCCAGCGTGACCGCGAACTCGCGGAACAGCCGGCCGACCACGTCGCCCATGAACAGCAGCGGGATCAGCACCGCGATCAGCGACACCGTCAGCGAGATGATGGTGAAGCCGATCTGCGTGGCGCCCTTGAATGCGGCCTGCAGCGGCTTCTCGCCCTCCTCGATGTAGCGCGCGATGTTCTCGATCATCACGATCGCGTCGTCCACCACGAAGCCGGTGGCGATGGTCAGCGCCATCAGGCTCAGGTTGTTGAGGCTGTAGCCCAGCAGGTACATCAGGCCGAAGGTGCCGATCAGCGAGATCGGCACCGCGATGCTGGCGATGACGGTGGCGCGCAGGCTGCCGAGGAAGGCGAAGATCACCAGCACCACCAGCACGACGGCGAGCACCAGCTCCATCTGCACGTGCTCGACCGACGAGCGGATGCCGGCCGTGCGGTCGCTCAGCACCTCGACCTTCAGGCCCGCGGGCATGCCGGCCTGCAGCTCGGGCAGCTGCGCCTTGATGGCGTTGACGGTGGCGATCACATTGGCGCCGGGCTGGCGCTGCACGTTGAGGATGATCGCGGGCGTGAGCGTGCCTTCGGCATCGCCGGCGGCCTTGGTGCCGGCCCAGGCGCCGAGCTGGTTGTTCTCGGCGCTGTTGACCACGCGCGCCACGTCGACCATGCGGATCGGCGCGCCGTTCTTGTACGAGACGATCAGGTTCTTGTAGTCGTCGACCGTGAGCAGCTGGTCGTTCGAGTTGATGGTGTAGGCGCGCTTGGGGCCGTCGAAGCTGCCCTTGGCGCCGTTGGAGTTGGCCGCGCTGATCGCGGTGCGCAGCGCGTCGAGGCCGATGCCGTTGGCCGCCAGTGCCTGGGTGTTGGCCTGGATGCGCACCGCGGGCCGCTGGCCGCCGCTGAGCGACACCAGCCCCACGCCCGAGACCTGGCTGATCTTCTGCGCGAGCCGCGTGTTGACGAGGTTCTGCACCTCGGTCAGCGGCAGGGTGTCGGAGGTGATCGCCAGCGTGAGCACCGGCGCGTCGGCCGGGTTGACCTTGGCATAGACCGGCGGCGCCGGCAGGTCGGCCGGCAGCAGCGAGCCGCCGGCGTTGATCGCGGCCTGCACCTCCTGCTCGGCCACGTCGAGCGTCTGGCCCAGCGTGAACTGCAGCGTGATGATCGACACGCCCGCCGCGCTGGTGGAGCTCATGCGGTCGAGCCCCGACATCTGGCCGAACTGGCGTTCGAGCGGCGCGGTGACGGTGTTGCTCATCACCTCGGGGCTGGCGCCCGGGTAGAGCGTCTGGACCTGGATCGTCGGGTAGTCGACCTGCGGCAGCGCCGACAGCGGCAGGAAGCGGAACGCCACCAGGCCGGCCAGCACGATGGCGACCATCAGCAGCGAGGTCGCCACCGGCCGCAGGATGAACGGGCGTGAAGGGCTCATGGATTCAATTCGTCGTCGAGGGCGCTGCGGGCGGCGCGGCGGGAGATGCCGAGGCGGAGGGCCGGCGCGTCATTGGCCTTGCGGCGCCTGGCGGCGGCCTTCGCCCTGCCCGCCCTGGCCACCCTGGCCCTGGCGTTCGGCCATGCGCTGCCAGCGTTCGAGCGCGGCGGGGTCGCCACGGTCGAGCTGTTCGAGGAAGCGCTTGCGGCGCTCGAGCTGTTCGGGATCGTCCTTGGCGGCGTCGAGCATGCGCTGGCGCTGCTCGGCGGTGGGGAGCCTGGGGGCCGCGGCGGCGGCGCGGCGGCGGGTGCGGCCGGCTGGGCGCCGGTGGCGGGTGCGGCCGGCGGGGCCGTTGCGGGAGCGGCGGGTGCCGTGCCCGGCGCGGGCGCGGCGTTGCCACCGGCCGGTGCCTGACCGCCCTGGCCGCCATGCGCGCCCTGCCCGCCCTGCGCGCCCTGGGCACCGCCCTGCGCACCTTCGCGCTGGCGCCGCCCGCCGCGTTGCTGCCCATTGGCGGCGGCGCCGGGCGCGACCGCGGGCCGGTCGGCCTGGGTCTGCACGCGCGCGCCGTCCTTCAGGCGGTCGCCGCCCTCGGTCACGACCACCTCGCCGGCATTGAGGCCGGCGGTCACCGCGATGTTGTCGACGCTCGATTCGCCGCGCGTCACCACGCGCTGCGACACCGTGTTGTCGGCGTTCAGCACGTAGACGTAGTCGCCGTTGGGGCCGTTGCGCATCGCCGTCACCGGCACCACCACGGCGCTGGTCACGGTGCGCAGCAGCAGGCGCAGGTTGACGAACTGGTTCGGGAACAGTGCGCCGTCGGCATTGACGAAGCGCGCCTTGGCCTTGACCGTGCCGGTCTGGGTGTCGACCAGGTTGTCGAGCGTCGAGAAAGTGCCGGTGGCGAGTTGCTTGACGCGCGTGCGGTCGAAGGCGGTGGCGGGCAGCTTGGCGCCGGCGGCGAGGCGCTCCTGCACCTCGGGCACGCGGTCCTGCGGCACCGAGAACACGACGTCGATCGGCGCGATCTGGGTGATGACGGCGATGCCGCCGCTGGTGCCGGTCGAGACGTAGTTGCCCACGTCCACCGGCCGCAGGCCGATGCGGCCGCCGACCGGCGCCGCGATGCGGGTCCAGGTCAGGTTCAGCCGCGCGCTGTTCTCGTTGGCGCGGTCGATCGCGACCGTGCCCTCGAGCTGCTTGACCAGCGCGCTCTGGGTGTCGACGTCCTGGCGCGCGATCGAGTCCTGGCCCAGCAGGGTCTGGTAGCGCTGCAGGGTGACGCGCGCCGCGGCGAGCTGCGCCTCGTCGCGCTGGCGCGCGCCGGTGGCCTGGGCCAGCGCGTTCTCGTAGGGCTGCGGGTCGATGGTGGCGAGCACGTCGCCCTTCTTGACCATCTGCCCTTCCTGGAACAGCACCTGCGTGAGCACGCCCGAGACCTGCGGCTGCACCGTGACGTTGGCCAGCGGCGTGACGGTGCCGAGCGCCTCGAGCTGGATCGGGATGTCGGCCTGTCGCGCGGTCGCGGTGCCGACGGTGCTGGAGGCGGCACCGCCGCCACCGCCGCGCCGCCCGCCCGGGCCACCGGGCCCGCCTGGCCCGCCGGGGCCACCCGGTCCGGCGCCGGGACCGGCTACCGGCGTCTTCGAGCGCTGCACCAGGTACCAGGCGCCCGCGCCGAGCGCCACGAGCAGGATCAGCGCGATCAGGCTGCCGAACCAGCGGCGGCGACGGACCTGGGGATGCGTGGGCGACACGGTGGCCGGCAGGGGTTCGGGAGGCGTTTGGGGATCCATGGGAGAGAGAAGAGAGCCTGATCGGGTGCGGCCTAGAGTACAGCGCCAAAAGGTGTATGCAGAGTTTGCTGTGCCGTAAACGGGCGGTAAAGCTCGCGTTCCCCCGCTTGCCGCAGGAGGGCGCGCCGTCCTCGCGTCGCTCGAAGCCTCGCGCATTTCGCGCCGCCCGCAGGCACTTCGCGCCGCCGGCGTCGCATTTCATCGCAACACCGTGGCAGTCCCGCGAACGGGCCGGCACAGTCCGCTCCAACGCCACCGGGCCGCGATCCTTTCTCCCGAACCCTTCATCCACCTTCCAACCCCTCAACCGATCCAGGAGTCCTCCCATGCTGATCCAGATCCTTCTTCACACGCCCAAGTGGGTGTTCGCCGTCTTCGCGCTGCTGGTCTGGCTCGGCAGCAAGCAGCTGCTGTCGGGCAGCGTGGGCCTGACGCGCATCACGCTGATGCCGATCGCGATGGGCGCGCTGTCGCTGATGGGCGTGGCCTCGGCCTTCGGCGATTCGCTCGGCGCCCTGCTCGGCTGGGCCGCCGCCGCGGCCGTGATGATCGCGCTGGTGCTGCGGCGCCCGCTGCCCGCGAGCACCCGCTACGACGCGGCCGAGCGCCGCTTCCACCTGGCCGGCAGCGCGGTGCCGCTGGCGCTGATGATGGGCATCTTCTTCACCAAGTACGTGGTCGGCGTGGCGCTGGTCATGCACCCCGAGCTGCGCCACGACAGCGTGTTCGCGGTCGCGATTCCCGTGCTCTATGGCGCCTTCAGCGGCATCTTCGCGGCCCGCGCCCTGCGCCTGTGGAAGCTGGCGATCGCCACCGACGCCATGGCCAGCCGGGCCGGCGCCGCCTAAGATCGCCGCCGTCCATCCCTCCGACTGCAGGAAGCGCCATGTCCGTCCTCGTGCTGATCCTCAAGATCTCGGTGTCCGTGGTGCTGATCGCCTCGCTGGCCGAAGCGCTGGTGCTCTCGTGGCGCAACGGCTGGCGCAGCTACGACTGGAAGGCGGCCGGCATCTCGGTGTTCGACTTCCTGGTGCGCGAGTACCCGCTGCGCTGGCTGCTGCCGCTGGCCTTCTGGGTCGGCGCCATGGACTGGCTCTACGCGCACCGCCTCCTCACCCTGCCGATGGACCATTGGACCGGCTGGGCCGCCTGCTTCATCGGCCAGGAGTTCTGCTACTACTGGTACCACCGCGCCGCGCACCGGGTGCGCTGGTTCTGGTGCACCCATGCGATCCACCACTCGCCCAACGAGCTGAACCTGTCGGCCGCCTACCGTTTCGGCTGGACCGGCAAGCTCACCGGCACGCTGGCCTTCTTCATGCTGGCGCCGCTGCTGGGCATGCCGCCGCGCGTGGTGCTGATCATGCTGACCCTGAACCTGCTCTACCAGTTCTGGATCCACGCCACCTGGATCCCGAAGCTCGGGCCGCTCGAATGGGTGCTCAACACGCCCTCGGCGCACCGCGTGCACCATGCCTCGAACCTCGAGTACCTCGACGGCAACTACGGCGGCGTGCTGATCGTGTTCGACCGCCTGTTCGGCACCTACATCCCCGAGCGCGCCGACTTGCCCTGCCGCTACGGCCTCGTGAAGCCGATCACCTCGTACAACCTGCTCGAGATCGAGTTCAGCCAATGGCGCGCGCTGTTCCGTGACCTGGCCTCGGCCCGCTCGGTGCGCGCCTTCGTCGGCTACCTGGTGAAGCCGCCGGGCTGGAACCCCGACGGGCCCGGCGAGACCACCGAGGAGCTGCGCCGCCGCGCGGCCGTCGAGGCCCCGGCACCCGCCGCCGCCCCCACCACCGATTTCATTCCCGTCCAGATCAAGGAGCTGTCATGAACACGTCCTCGTCCCCCACCCCCGCAGAACTCGAGAAGCGCGCCCGCCGCCGCGCCGGCGCCAAGATGGGCTGGTACATCCATGCCTTCGTCTACGTGCTGGTCAACCTCGGACTGGTCGCGCTGTCGGCCTCCAGGGGCCACACCTGGGCCGTCTATCCGCTGATGGGCTGGGGCCTGGGCCTGCTGGTGCATGGGGCCGTGATCTGGTTCATCGCGCCGGGCGGCGACTTCTACGAGCGCCTGGTCGAACGCGAGCGCCGCGCGCTGGCCGCCGGGGAGCGCCGTTGAGCCAGGCCCCTGCCGCCGCCCGCCCCAGGTTCGGCACCGAGAACCTGCGCGACCTGCTGCGGCACGGGCTGATCACCGCCGTCTTCTGCTGCCTGATCGCGGCCGCGCTCAGCATCTCGAGCGGCCGCAGTTGGGTCGACCACATGGTCTATTCGATGTCGATCGGCCTGATCAGCTGGCTGTGCATCGACGGCGGCCGGCTGCTGATGAGCGGCCACCGCGAAGTGCTCTGGCCGCATGGCCCGCAGAGCATCGCGCTGATCGGCTTCGGCGTGACCGCCGGCTTCCTGCTCGGCAACCTGATCGGCGACGCCTGGAGCGGCGCGCCCCTGCTCGACTTCCTCGACTACCGCGGCCACAAGCTGGCGACCACGCTCACCATCACGCTGGTCGCCACCGCCGGCGCCTGCTTCTTCTTCTACAGCCTCGGCAAGAGCAAGCACCTGCAGGGGCAGATTGAGCGCGCCCGGCGCGACGCCACCGAGGCGCGGCTCAAGCTGCTCGAAACCCAGCTCGAGCCGCACATGCTGTTCAACACGCTGGCCAACCTGCGGGTGCTGATCACGCTCGATCCGCCGCGCGCCGTGGCCATGCTCGACCGGCTCAATAGCTACCTGCGCGTCACCCTCAGCGGCTCGCGCGCGCTCGCGCATCCGCTGGGGGCCGAGTTCGACCGGCTGGCCGACTACCTCGAGCTGATGTCGGTGCGCATGGGCGAGCGGCTGCGCTACTCGCTCGAGCTGCCGGCCGAGCTGCGCGAGGTGCCGGTGCCGCCGCTGTTGCTGCAGCCGCTGGTGGAGAACAGCATCCGCCACGGCCTCGAGCCCAAGGTCGAGGGCGGCGAGATCGCGGTGCGCGCGCGCCGCGAGGGCGACCTGCTGGTGATCGAACTCAGCGACACCGGCATCGGGCTCGATGCCGCGTCGCCGTCGACGTCGCGGGACGGCGGCGGCTTCGGCCTCGAACAGGTGCGCGAACGGCTGACCACGGTCTACGGCCCGCGCGCCGCCCTGGCGCTCGCGCCCGGCGAGCACACCGGCACCCGCGCCACCTTGCGCTTTCCGCTGCAGGCTTCCTCCACCGGCGACGCGCCGGCCGCTTCCCACACGCCATGAACACTCCCACCGCCCTGATCGCCGAGGACGAACCGCTGCTCGCGCAGGCCCTGAAGGCCGAACTGGCCGCCGCCTGGCCCGAACTGAAGATCGCCGCCATCGCGGGCGACGGCCGCAGCGCCGTGCGCGAGGCGCTGCGGCTGCTGCCGCAGGTGCTGTTCTTCGACATCCGCATGCCGGGCCTCGACGGCCTGGGCGCCGCCACCGAGCTGGCCGACGCCTGGCCCACGGACGAGGCGCCGATGCCGCAGCTGGTCTTCGTGACCGCCTACGACGAGTACGCGGCCCGCGCCTTCGAGGCCCAGGCGATCGACTACGTGTTGAAGCCCGTGCAGGCCGAGCGGCTGCGCAAGACGGTGGCGCGGCTGAAACAGGCGCTGGCCGCACGGCCGGCGGCCGAAACGCCGGCCGACGAGGCGCTGGACCGCACGCTGGCGCGCTGGCGCGAGGTGCTGGCCGCCGCGGGCGGCGCCGGCGCGCCGCTGCCGGAATCGCCGGCCGCGCCGCTGCGCATGATCGCCGCCAGCGATGCCGGCGGCAGCACGGTGCGCATGGTGCCGATCGACGAGGTGCTGTATTTCGAGGCCGCCGACAAGTACCTGCGGGTGCTGACCGCCGACCACGAATACCTGATCCGCACGCCGCTCAAGCAGTTGTTGCCGCAGCTCGATGCGCAGACCTTCTGGCAGGTGCACCGGGCGGTGGTGGTGCGCGCCTCGGCCATCGAGGCGGTGCACCGCGACGAAGCCGGCAAACTCGCCCTCGACCTGCGCGGGCGGCCCGAGCGGATTCCGGTCAGCCGGCTCTACGCCCATCTATTTCGCGCCATGTGAAATCCGGGCCGATGCATCGCCCAAAGAAAAAGCCGGTTCCGAGGAACCGGCTTTTTCATTTGCTCACATTCAGCGTGGCATCTCAGCGCCAGTGGCCGTGGCCATGACCGCGGTAGTAGCCGCGACCGTAGTAGCGCGGGCCGTAGTAGGCCGGCGGCGCGTAGTACACCGGGGCCGGACGGTAATAGACCGGCGGCGGCGGGCGGTAGTACACCGGCGGCGGCGGCGCGTAGTAGACCGGGGCCGGCGGCGCATAGACCGGTGCCGGGTAGTAGGCGGGAGCGCCCACCCCCACCGCCACGCCGGGCACGCCGACACCGATGGACCAGCTCACGTCGCCGCGAGCGCTGGCCGAGGTGGCCGCGAACAGGGCACCGGCGGCGACGACGCCTGCGGCGGCCCACTTGAAGAAGGTAGAACGGGTGACGCTCATGATGTTGGACTCCTTGTAGAGAAGGCATTCACTGCCCATGTACGTATTGAACGCGCCAAATGCAAAGTGGTTGCCCGCCGCATTGTGAAGAGCGTTGCCAAAGGTAACCTGAAGATCCCCCTAATTAGAATGCGTCGATGACCTCCCCGACCGACAAAGACGTCGCAAAAACACCCGCCGCACCCAGCAATTTCCTGCGCCACGTGATCGAAAACGACCTCGCCCAGGGCGCCTACACCGGCCGCCGCTGGGGCGGGGCCCCGGGCGATGCCGAACACCACGCCCATGGCATGAACGACCCGGCCCGGGTCCGCCTGCGCTTTCCGCCCGAACCCAACGGCTACCTGCACATCGGCCACGCCAAGAGCATCTGGCTGAATTTCGAGCTGGCGCGCGAGTACGGCGGCGTCTGCCACCTGCGTTTCGACGACACCAACCCCGAGAAGGAAGAGCAGGAATACGTCGACTCGATCCGCGACGCCGTGGAATGGCTCGGCTACGAGACCTACCTGGCCGACCGCCCCAGCGCCCCCGGCGTGATGCAGCCGCACGAGTACTTCGCGAGCGACTACTTCGACTTCATGTACCGCGCGGCCGAATACCTGATCGGCGCCGGCCTGGCCTACGTCGACGAGCAGTCGGCCGAGGAAGTGCGCGCCAACCGCGGCGACTTCGGCAAGCCCGGCACCGACAGCCCCTACCGCACCCGCACGCCCGAGGAGAACCTCGCGCGCTTCCGCGCGATGCGCGACGGCCAGCTCGCCGACGGCGCCGCCACCCTGCGCGCCAAGATCGACATGGCGAGCCCCAACATCAACATGCGCGACCCGGCGCTCTACCGCATCCGCCGGGCCACGCACCACAACACCGGCGACAAGTGGTGCATCTACCCGATGTACACCTACGCGCATCCGATCGAGGACGCGCTCGAGCAGATCACCCACAGCATCTGCACGCTCGAGTTCGAGGACCAGCGCCCGTTCTACGACTGGCTGCTCGACCGCCTCGCCGAAGGCGGCCTGATCGCCAGCCCGCATCCGCGCCAGTACGAATTCGCGCGGCTCAACGTGACGCACGTGCTCACCAGCAAGCGCAAGCTGCGCCAGCTGGTCGAGGAAAAACACGTCGACGGCTGGGACGACCCGCGCATGCCCACGCTGGCCGGCCTGCGCCGCCGCGGCTACACGCCCGAAGCGCTGCGCCTGTTCTGCGAACGCAGCGGCACCACCAAGTCGGGCGGCTGGATCGACTACGCCGCGCTCGAGGCCGCGCTGCGCGACACCCTCGACCCCGTGGCGCCGCGCGCGATGGCGGTGCTCGACCCGGTCAAGCTGGTGATCACGAACTGGGGCGAGCTGATGGGCGGCCCCGACAAAGATGAAAGCGCGCTCGACGACTGCTCGGCGCCGATCCATCCGCACCATCCCGAACTCGGCAAGCGCGCCTTCAAGCTGGGCCGCGAGGTCTGGATCGAGCGCACCGACTACGAGGACGTGCAGCCCAAGGGCTTCTTCCGCCTGTTCCCCGGCAACAAGGTGCGGCTCAAGTACGGCCACGTCATCGAGTGCACCGGCGCCACGCGCGACGCCGAGGGCAAGCTGATCGAGGTGCAGGCGAAGCTGGTGCCCGACACCAAGAGCGGCACCCCGGGCGCCGACGCGATCAAGGTCAAGGGCAACATCACCTGGGTGGCCGTGGCAGACGCGGTGCAGGCCGAGGTGCGGCTCTACGAGCGGCTGTTCTCCGAAGCCAATCCGGGCGGCGGCGAACTGCTCGAGGAGCTCAACCGCCACAGCCTCGAGGTCTGCTCCGCCTATGTGGAGCCCTCGCTCGCCGACGCGAAGCCCGAAGCGGCCTTCCAGTTCGAGCGCCACGGCTACTTCGTGCTCGACGCCAAGGCGGCCGCCGCCGGACAGCGCGTGTTCAACCGCGCGGCGGGCATGCGCGACAGCTGGGGCAAGTAGGCCCCGGCGCTCTCGCCGCACCACGAACCGGGGCCGCGCGCCCCGGTTTTTCATGGTGCTTTCCGACAATCGGGCGCGGGCCATGACGCCACAATGCGGCCCATGTCACGCATCCTTCACGCTCCGCTCTCCGGCCGCCGCACGCTCCTGCTCGGCACCGCCGCCCTGCTCGCCCTGCCCGCCTCCGCGGCGACCAGGAAGTCCGGCGCCGCCAAGCCCCAGCCGCCCGAGGTCTGGCCCCGCGCCTCCCAGGTCCCCGGCGGCGTCGCCCGCCTGTCGCTCGGCCCCGCGGCCGCGCGCCCGCTGGCCACCACCGGCGGCGACGGCAACCAGCCCGTGCTGGTGCTCGGCGACGCCATCGAATGGACCGCCCTCGTCGGCATCCCGCTCGCGGCCGAACCCGGCGAGGCCAGCATCTCGGTGCAGGCCCGCCCCGACGCCGCGCCGCGCCAGCTCGACTACTCCATCGCGCCCAAGCAGTACCGCGAGCAGCGCCTGAACGTGGCGCCGCGCACCGTCGACCTCTCGCCCGAGGACCAGGCGCGCTACGAGCGCGAGCGCGACCACCTCGCCACCGTGACCGCCACCCGCACCGAGCTGCGCCCCGATGCCGCGCTGCAGATGCGCGTGCCGGTGCCCGGCCGGCGCTCGAGTTCCTTCGGCCTGCGCCGCGTCTTCAACGGCCAGTCGCGCAATCCCCACAGCGGCATGGACATCGCGGCCGGCACCGGCACCCCGGTGCTCGCGCCGCTGCCGGGCAAGGTCATCGACACCGGCGACTACTTCTTCAATGGCGGCACCGTCTGGCTCGACCATGGCGGCGGCCTGCTGACCATGTACTGCCACCTGAGCCGCGTCGACGTGAAGGTCGGCGACGTGCTCCAGACCGGCGAGAAGCTCGCCGCGGTCGGCGCCACCGGCCGCGTGACCGGCCCGCACCTGCACTGGTCGGTGATGCTCAACCGCGCGATGGTCGATCCGGCGCTGTTCATTTCCGCCTGAGCGTTGCGCCGGCACCTCGCCGGCGGCCCGGGCCGGGGCCCCTCTGTTGGCAAGGCGCCCAACGCAAGTAACAATTCGTTTGCAGACCGCGCGCCGGGAGGCCCCATCTCGGGGACGCGCGCCGGTCCCGCTTCACTTGCACCAGCCCTCATGCAGAAGAACACGACCAGCGCGCCCCGGACCGGCAATGCCATGCCCATCAGCGACGCCCAGATCCAGAAGGCCGTCGCGACCCTCTCGAACGCGCTGCGCGCCGAGAACATCCAGGACCAGAGCTATCTCGGCCTCTACGTGGGCGAGGACGCGCTGCACGACATCGACAACCTC is from Variovorax paradoxus and encodes:
- a CDS encoding efflux RND transporter permease subunit, whose protein sequence is MSPSRPFILRPVATSLLMVAIVLAGLVAFRFLPLSALPQVDYPTIQVQTLYPGASPEVMSNTVTAPLERQFGQMSGLDRMSSTSAAGVSIITLQFTLGQTLDVAEQEVQAAINAGGSLLPADLPAPPVYAKVNPADAPVLTLAITSDTLPLTEVQNLVNTRLAQKISQVSGVGLVSLSGGQRPAVRIQANTQALAANGIGLDALRTAISAANSNGAKGSFDGPKRAYTINSNDQLLTVDDYKNLIVSYKNGAPIRMVDVARVVNSAENNQLGAWAGTKAAGDAEGTLTPAIILNVQRQPGANVIATVNAIKAQLPELQAGMPAGLKVEVLSDRTAGIRSSVEHVQMELVLAVVLVVLVIFAFLGSLRATVIASIAVPISLIGTFGLMYLLGYSLNNLSLMALTIATGFVVDDAIVMIENIARYIEEGEKPLQAAFKGATQIGFTIISLTVSLIAVLIPLLFMGDVVGRLFREFAVTLAITILISAVVSLTLVPMMSARWLKHEPKRDPASHGIAARAQRFFDGVMTRYDRSLHWVIEHQALTLLVALLTLLLTVALYLSIPKGLFPTQDTGQLQARIEAAQDVSFDRMSQLQQQAARAVLADPDVENLSSFVGVDAANNTMLHTGSMLINLRRGHDNQQEVMDRLRERVRGVAGVTLYLQPTQDLTIDAETGPTQYRASLEGVDSAAITGWMQQLVAKLQAEHGDKVRNVSSDAGAQGLAAFVNVNRDTAARLSITASTVDDALYSAFGQRIVSTIFTETNQYRVILEAQPGMVNTPQTLGQLNLIAGSGTATPLSAIADISERQAPLQITHVAQYPASTLNFDTAPGVALGSAVDTIRATAKEIGLPKSITLTFLGASGAYEKSLSNQLWLILAAVVCVYIVLGVLYESYVHPLTILSTLPSAGVGALLALMVTGNDLGVIGIIGIILLIGIVKKNAIMMIDFAIDAERTEGKSPREAIHQAALLRFRPILMTTLAALFAAVPLMFSFGDGAELRRPLGLAIFGGLIVSQLLTLFTTPVIYLAFDRLGGARRSGVVEEEVV
- a CDS encoding sterol desaturase family protein gives rise to the protein MSVLVLILKISVSVVLIASLAEALVLSWRNGWRSYDWKAAGISVFDFLVREYPLRWLLPLAFWVGAMDWLYAHRLLTLPMDHWTGWAACFIGQEFCYYWYHRAAHRVRWFWCTHAIHHSPNELNLSAAYRFGWTGKLTGTLAFFMLAPLLGMPPRVVLIMLTLNLLYQFWIHATWIPKLGPLEWVLNTPSAHRVHHASNLEYLDGNYGGVLIVFDRLFGTYIPERADLPCRYGLVKPITSYNLLEIEFSQWRALFRDLASARSVRAFVGYLVKPPGWNPDGPGETTEELRRRAAVEAPAPAAAPTTDFIPVQIKELS
- a CDS encoding 2TM domain-containing protein produces the protein MNTSSSPTPAELEKRARRRAGAKMGWYIHAFVYVLVNLGLVALSASRGHTWAVYPLMGWGLGLLVHGAVIWFIAPGGDFYERLVERERRALAAGERR
- a CDS encoding histidine kinase, producing the protein MLRHGLITAVFCCLIAAALSISSGRSWVDHMVYSMSIGLISWLCIDGGRLLMSGHREVLWPHGPQSIALIGFGVTAGFLLGNLIGDAWSGAPLLDFLDYRGHKLATTLTITLVATAGACFFFYSLGKSKHLQGQIERARRDATEARLKLLETQLEPHMLFNTLANLRVLITLDPPRAVAMLDRLNSYLRVTLSGSRALAHPLGAEFDRLADYLELMSVRMGERLRYSLELPAELREVPVPPLLLQPLVENSIRHGLEPKVEGGEIAVRARREGDLLVIELSDTGIGLDAASPSTSRDGGGFGLEQVRERLTTVYGPRAALALAPGEHTGTRATLRFPLQASSTGDAPAASHTP
- a CDS encoding response regulator transcription factor translates to MNTPTALIAEDEPLLAQALKAELAAAWPELKIAAIAGDGRSAVREALRLLPQVLFFDIRMPGLDGLGAATELADAWPTDEAPMPQLVFVTAYDEYAARAFEAQAIDYVLKPVQAERLRKTVARLKQALAARPAAETPADEALDRTLARWREVLAAAGGAGAPLPESPAAPLRMIAASDAGGSTVRMVPIDEVLYFEAADKYLRVLTADHEYLIRTPLKQLLPQLDAQTFWQVHRAVVVRASAIEAVHRDEAGKLALDLRGRPERIPVSRLYAHLFRAM
- a CDS encoding glutamine--tRNA ligase/YqeY domain fusion protein, with the protein product MTSPTDKDVAKTPAAPSNFLRHVIENDLAQGAYTGRRWGGAPGDAEHHAHGMNDPARVRLRFPPEPNGYLHIGHAKSIWLNFELAREYGGVCHLRFDDTNPEKEEQEYVDSIRDAVEWLGYETYLADRPSAPGVMQPHEYFASDYFDFMYRAAEYLIGAGLAYVDEQSAEEVRANRGDFGKPGTDSPYRTRTPEENLARFRAMRDGQLADGAATLRAKIDMASPNINMRDPALYRIRRATHHNTGDKWCIYPMYTYAHPIEDALEQITHSICTLEFEDQRPFYDWLLDRLAEGGLIASPHPRQYEFARLNVTHVLTSKRKLRQLVEEKHVDGWDDPRMPTLAGLRRRGYTPEALRLFCERSGTTKSGGWIDYAALEAALRDTLDPVAPRAMAVLDPVKLVITNWGELMGGPDKDESALDDCSAPIHPHHPELGKRAFKLGREVWIERTDYEDVQPKGFFRLFPGNKVRLKYGHVIECTGATRDAEGKLIEVQAKLVPDTKSGTPGADAIKVKGNITWVAVADAVQAEVRLYERLFSEANPGGGELLEELNRHSLEVCSAYVEPSLADAKPEAAFQFERHGYFVLDAKAAAAGQRVFNRAAGMRDSWGK
- a CDS encoding peptidoglycan DD-metalloendopeptidase family protein translates to MRPMSRILHAPLSGRRTLLLGTAALLALPASAATRKSGAAKPQPPEVWPRASQVPGGVARLSLGPAAARPLATTGGDGNQPVLVLGDAIEWTALVGIPLAAEPGEASISVQARPDAAPRQLDYSIAPKQYREQRLNVAPRTVDLSPEDQARYERERDHLATVTATRTELRPDAALQMRVPVPGRRSSSFGLRRVFNGQSRNPHSGMDIAAGTGTPVLAPLPGKVIDTGDYFFNGGTVWLDHGGGLLTMYCHLSRVDVKVGDVLQTGEKLAAVGATGRVTGPHLHWSVMLNRAMVDPALFISA